A genomic segment from Peribacillus sp. ACCC06369 encodes:
- a CDS encoding amino acid permease produces MANSQQASSPTELKRSLKARHLMMISLGGTIGTGLFLASGGAIHSAGPGGALVAYAIIGIMVYYLMTSLAEMAAFMPVAGSFRVYASKFVDPSFGFAIGWNYWYNWAITIAAELAAVVLIMKFWFPDSPSFIWSAIALITMFLINYMSVKGFGETEFWFAMIKVVTVVIFLITGVLIILGIMGGKDPIGFSNFTMGEGPFNGGFFTILGVFMAAGFSFQGTELLGVTAGESEDPEKNIPKAIRSVFWRIILFYILAIFVIGMIIPFTDSRLLSEDVAVSPFTLVFERAGLAFAASIMNAIILSSVLSAGNSGMYASTRMLWDLARDGKAPKFLGKLDKRGVPVNALIVTSLVGCVAFLASFFGDGVVYIWLLNASGMAGFVTWVGIAIAHYRFRKAYVAQGLDMNALPYRAKGFPFGPIFALVLCIIIIIGQGYQAFSSNGIDWNSMFVSYIGLILFFVLWFGYKIKHKTKIIPLEECDLKSK; encoded by the coding sequence TTGGCAAATTCACAACAAGCATCAAGCCCTACTGAATTGAAAAGGAGCCTGAAAGCGCGGCACTTGATGATGATTTCATTAGGTGGAACGATTGGAACAGGTTTATTTTTAGCAAGTGGCGGTGCCATTCATTCAGCCGGACCCGGCGGTGCCTTGGTGGCATACGCGATTATCGGCATCATGGTTTATTACTTAATGACAAGTCTTGCAGAAATGGCAGCGTTCATGCCAGTGGCCGGTTCGTTCCGTGTCTATGCATCCAAATTCGTCGATCCGTCTTTCGGTTTTGCAATTGGATGGAACTACTGGTATAACTGGGCAATCACCATTGCCGCTGAATTAGCAGCCGTTGTCTTAATTATGAAGTTCTGGTTCCCGGATAGTCCTTCCTTTATCTGGAGTGCCATTGCGTTAATCACAATGTTTCTTATCAATTACATGTCCGTTAAAGGTTTTGGGGAAACAGAATTCTGGTTTGCCATGATCAAAGTCGTGACGGTCGTCATATTCTTGATCACTGGTGTTTTGATCATCCTCGGAATCATGGGTGGGAAAGACCCAATTGGTTTTTCCAATTTCACAATGGGCGAAGGTCCCTTTAACGGGGGGTTCTTCACGATTCTAGGCGTATTCATGGCAGCTGGCTTTTCTTTCCAAGGAACGGAATTGCTTGGAGTGACGGCTGGTGAAAGTGAGGATCCGGAAAAAAATATCCCTAAAGCGATCAGATCCGTTTTCTGGCGCATCATCTTATTCTATATCCTTGCAATTTTTGTAATTGGAATGATCATACCGTTTACGGATTCACGTTTATTGAGTGAAGATGTTGCCGTAAGTCCATTCACGCTTGTATTTGAACGTGCGGGCCTTGCATTTGCTGCATCCATCATGAACGCGATCATTTTATCATCCGTACTCTCTGCCGGTAACTCTGGCATGTACGCTTCAACCCGTATGCTATGGGACTTGGCACGTGATGGGAAAGCACCGAAATTCCTTGGCAAGTTAGATAAAAGAGGAGTACCAGTGAATGCACTTATCGTGACTTCTTTAGTTGGCTGCGTTGCATTCTTAGCTTCATTTTTCGGAGATGGTGTTGTTTATATCTGGTTATTGAATGCTTCAGGCATGGCCGGATTCGTCACCTGGGTCGGGATTGCGATTGCCCATTATCGGTTCCGCAAAGCCTACGTGGCTCAAGGCCTTGATATGAATGCTTTACCATACCGGGCCAAAGGCTTCCCATTCGGACCTATATTCGCACTTGTCCTTTGTATCATCATTATCATTGGACAAGGCTATCAAGCCTTCAGCAGCAATGGGATCGATTGGAATTCAATGTTCGTTTCCTACATTGGCTTGATTCTATTTTTCGTCCTATGGTTCGGCTATAAAATTAAGCATAAAACGAAAATAATTCCCCTTGAGGAATGTGACCTTAAATCCAAATAA
- a CDS encoding alpha-glucosidase produces MDKAWWKEAVVYQVYPRSFMDSDGDGIGDLNGILMKLDYLQELGVNVIWLSPIYQSPNDDNGYDISDYRSIMTEFGTMADFDRLLKAVHERGMKIMMDLVVNHSSDEHSWFIESRSSKDNPKRDYYIWKPGRNGEEPNNWESIFKGSAWEYDEGTDEYYLHLFSKKQPDLNWENPKLREEIYSMMTWWLDKGVDGFRMDVINFLSKDQSYSDGSVHHEKQYGDGSPFFLNGPRIHEFLQEINQRALSRYDVITVGEMPGVTPEEAQLFTGKDRGELHMVFQFEHMDLGCGPEGKWSNDKWKLSDLKRILSKWQTGLEGDGWNSLYWNNHDQPRVVSRFGNDGKYRVESAKMLAACLHMLQGTPYIYQGEELGMTNVAFESIDEYRDIETLNSYDELVNSRGWSKERMMSAIHGRSRDNARTPIQWNDSRNAGFTNGSPWIKVNPNFPEINAEKAYNDPNSIFHFYKRLIQIRKNHEIVVYGRFELLCPDDERIFAYTRTFEEEKLLVLCNFKEEPASYSLPEELHAYSATRLIGNYDQEEEGISTKPLRPYECRVYHLK; encoded by the coding sequence ATGGACAAAGCATGGTGGAAAGAGGCAGTTGTGTATCAAGTGTATCCAAGGAGTTTTATGGATAGTGATGGAGATGGGATAGGGGATTTAAACGGGATCTTGATGAAACTCGATTATTTACAAGAGCTGGGTGTGAACGTGATATGGCTATCCCCCATTTATCAATCTCCCAATGATGACAATGGGTACGATATCAGTGATTATCGATCAATCATGACTGAATTCGGGACAATGGCTGATTTTGATAGGTTGCTGAAGGCGGTGCATGAACGTGGGATGAAGATCATGATGGATCTGGTGGTCAACCATTCTTCAGATGAACATTCGTGGTTCATTGAATCCCGATCCTCAAAAGATAATCCAAAGCGTGATTATTATATTTGGAAACCTGGAAGGAATGGGGAAGAGCCAAATAATTGGGAGTCCATTTTTAAAGGTTCGGCATGGGAATATGATGAAGGAACGGATGAATATTATTTACATTTATTCAGCAAGAAACAACCTGATTTAAACTGGGAGAACCCTAAGCTCCGTGAAGAAATCTACAGCATGATGACTTGGTGGCTGGATAAGGGTGTCGATGGATTTCGGATGGATGTCATCAACTTCCTTTCAAAAGATCAGAGCTATTCAGATGGATCCGTTCATCATGAGAAGCAGTATGGTGATGGAAGCCCCTTTTTCCTGAATGGACCGCGCATACATGAGTTTTTACAGGAAATCAATCAACGGGCACTTTCTCGATATGACGTGATTACCGTTGGGGAGATGCCAGGCGTCACACCGGAGGAAGCACAATTGTTCACAGGTAAAGATCGTGGTGAGCTACATATGGTCTTTCAATTCGAACATATGGATTTGGGGTGTGGACCAGAAGGGAAATGGAGTAACGATAAGTGGAAGCTAAGCGATTTAAAGCGAATTCTTTCCAAGTGGCAGACTGGTTTGGAGGGGGATGGCTGGAACAGTTTATACTGGAACAATCATGATCAGCCCCGGGTTGTCTCAAGGTTTGGAAATGATGGAAAGTATCGTGTTGAAAGCGCAAAGATGCTTGCCGCTTGTCTTCATATGCTTCAGGGGACACCTTATATATATCAAGGGGAAGAGTTGGGCATGACCAATGTTGCATTTGAAAGTATCGATGAATACCGGGATATTGAAACGTTGAATTCATATGACGAACTCGTCAATTCGCGTGGCTGGTCAAAAGAGCGGATGATGTCAGCCATTCACGGCCGCAGCAGGGATAATGCGAGGACACCGATTCAGTGGAATGACTCCCGGAACGCAGGATTCACAAATGGGAGTCCATGGATTAAGGTTAATCCCAATTTTCCCGAGATCAATGCGGAAAAAGCCTACAATGATCCGAATTCCATTTTTCATTTTTATAAAAGGCTTATCCAAATACGCAAGAATCATGAAATCGTCGTTTATGGCCGTTTTGAACTGCTCTGTCCAGATGATGAACGAATATTTGCCTATACGAGAACGTTTGAAGAAGAAAAGCTGTTAGTGCTATGCAACTTTAAAGAGGAGCCGGCCTCCTATTCTTTGCCTGAAGAGCTGCATGCATATTCTGCTACAAGGCTGATCGGTAATTATGATCAGGAAGAAGAAGGAATCTCCACCAAACCTCTGCGTCCATATGAATGTCGTGTTTATCATTTGAAATGA
- a CDS encoding Ger(x)C family spore germination protein, with amino-acid sequence MKIKLLMITLACFLMTACGVEKQILEDILIAEVVGYDDAGDNKIKGTVVVSVPQPGEEADLGNEVYESISHDIKAARQQENAKTPFPIVGGRLTVILYGEELAGEGLNDYVDTYRRDPMVGRDLYLAIVHGKAEDVVKMEPKLIKTPGVQVKELIEQNIRTNLPDVDLHRYLYAVHGKGIDPVLPLLETEEDQIQVKGIALFKSDRYIGKYIPYEDGFLFKVLSENFKLGNYEIKWKENDYTDINNVESRVHYDFSNVNQDPKVRIEVKLKASLLEVQGYDLGKGVDLNKIEARAEHVIGNKLNEMVTMFQENNIDPIALGDHAKSKTRNFDQKHWEEAYPHIPIEVDLDIEMIQTGIAE; translated from the coding sequence ATGAAAATCAAACTCCTCATGATTACATTAGCTTGTTTCTTGATGACGGCGTGCGGTGTGGAAAAGCAAATATTAGAAGATATTTTAATTGCTGAAGTCGTAGGTTATGATGATGCCGGAGACAATAAAATCAAAGGTACGGTCGTTGTCAGCGTTCCTCAGCCTGGTGAGGAAGCGGATCTAGGTAATGAAGTATATGAATCGATTTCCCATGATATAAAGGCAGCCCGCCAGCAAGAAAATGCAAAGACACCATTCCCGATTGTCGGCGGGAGGCTGACAGTCATTCTCTATGGTGAAGAATTGGCGGGTGAGGGGTTGAATGATTACGTCGATACATATCGGCGTGACCCGATGGTGGGACGGGATTTGTATTTAGCGATCGTTCATGGTAAAGCTGAGGATGTAGTTAAAATGGAGCCGAAGTTGATTAAAACTCCAGGGGTTCAAGTAAAAGAACTGATCGAACAGAATATCCGAACTAATTTGCCTGATGTAGATTTGCACAGGTATTTATATGCAGTTCATGGTAAAGGGATCGATCCGGTCCTGCCCTTATTGGAAACTGAAGAAGACCAAATACAGGTAAAAGGGATCGCCCTGTTTAAAAGTGATAGGTATATTGGTAAATATATCCCTTATGAGGATGGGTTTTTATTCAAAGTCCTTAGTGAAAACTTTAAGCTGGGGAATTATGAAATTAAATGGAAGGAAAATGACTATACAGATATCAATAACGTGGAGTCACGTGTCCATTATGATTTCTCGAATGTAAATCAAGACCCCAAAGTCAGGATTGAAGTGAAACTAAAAGCAAGTTTGCTAGAGGTCCAAGGTTATGACTTGGGCAAAGGGGTCGACCTGAATAAAATAGAGGCCAGGGCTGAACATGTCATTGGTAATAAATTAAATGAGATGGTAACCATGTTTCAGGAAAACAATATAGATCCGATTGCACTCGGTGATCACGCTAAAAGTAAAACAAGAAATTTCGACCAAAAACATTGGGAGGAGGCATATCCCCATATTCCCATCGAGGTGGATTTGGACATTGAAATGATTCAAACCGGAATTGCGGAATAA
- a CDS encoding GerAB/ArcD/ProY family transporter, translated as MEVKPNETKQISPFFVFFLMPGMQIGVGVLGFERVIAKEAGQDAWISIIISGLIINVLLWMCFKLLGRGPKTLDLVAIHKDLFGKWVGNAFNILFILYFIMISIILIRTYLEVIQVWMFPGVNVLMLLTFILILLYSFVTGGFRVITGFCIIGLIIGSPLFLLNYFPFKHAHFENLGPFLDHSFLEIMKACKKMTLNYLGFELLLIYYPFIKKREHSQKWAHLGVLFTMSIYLMFIIVSLAYYHQDQLKDVIWATLTLWKIVDLPFIERFEYIGISVWLFMVLPNVCLGVWAASRTAKRAFGFRQKKMLVFILLIILASCLFLDNRYKIDRFNTISSQIGFYIIYLYLPLLFIWQSIVYKVRGDKS; from the coding sequence ATGGAAGTCAAACCAAATGAAACTAAACAAATATCCCCATTCTTTGTTTTTTTCCTTATGCCCGGCATGCAGATTGGCGTAGGGGTATTGGGGTTTGAACGGGTCATAGCGAAAGAGGCTGGCCAAGACGCATGGATATCAATCATAATTTCAGGGTTAATCATAAATGTTCTGCTTTGGATGTGTTTCAAGCTTTTAGGCAGGGGCCCCAAAACACTCGATTTGGTTGCCATCCATAAAGATTTGTTTGGTAAATGGGTAGGAAATGCTTTCAATATTTTATTCATCCTCTACTTCATAATGATCTCCATCATACTTATCAGGACTTATTTAGAGGTCATTCAGGTTTGGATGTTCCCTGGTGTTAATGTCCTGATGCTATTAACCTTCATTCTTATTCTCCTGTATAGTTTTGTGACAGGAGGGTTCAGGGTCATAACTGGTTTTTGTATAATCGGGCTTATTATTGGATCACCATTATTCCTTTTGAATTATTTTCCATTTAAGCACGCCCACTTTGAAAATTTGGGTCCTTTTCTTGATCATTCCTTTTTGGAAATCATGAAGGCCTGTAAGAAAATGACCCTGAATTACCTTGGTTTTGAATTACTCCTGATTTATTACCCATTCATTAAAAAGCGTGAACACTCTCAAAAGTGGGCACACTTAGGGGTGTTGTTTACTATGTCTATATATTTAATGTTTATTATTGTTTCATTAGCCTACTATCATCAAGATCAGCTGAAAGATGTAATATGGGCAACTTTGACGTTATGGAAAATTGTAGACCTTCCATTCATTGAAAGGTTCGAATACATAGGGATTTCCGTTTGGCTGTTCATGGTGCTGCCGAATGTTTGTTTAGGGGTTTGGGCAGCAAGCAGAACAGCGAAAAGAGCATTTGGATTCAGACAGAAAAAGATGTTGGTTTTCATCCTGCTTATCATTTTAGCTTCCTGCCTTTTTTTGGATAACCGCTATAAAATCGATAGGTTTAACACGATCAGTTCACAAATAGGCTTTTATATCATTTATTTGTATCTTCCTCTCTTATTCATATGGCAGTCGATCGTCTATAAAGTTAGGGGGGATAAATCATGA
- a CDS encoding spore germination protein, with the protein MRFFKDRKDKDAATFQVSSKDFQELLKKFEASNDFLTFQYPNEDDFTISYFNSLVSEQQLHEHVLTAISNQPKKDLKQLKGEIPMEDMKLTADINDIQRLVLAGSVMIQYKKDDEMCLLVPCVHSVKRQISTPESEYTVVGSKEAFVESIDSNFNLIRNRLPTPELQSKEFRVGSISQTRLAVLYIDGIVNQQIINTVMQRIEDIEYDTIVDISFVSQMITDNRNSMFPQLIDTERPDHLASVLSEGKIGIMLDGSPHVLVGPNTIISFFSSFEDYFQIWNLGTSFRLIRLFAVLFSVLSSPLYVAVLTYHYQVIPTDLLPILISSRGVIPFPPILEAIVLEGTIELLREAAVRLPAKVGSTIGIVGGIVIGTAAVEAGFVSNVLLMLVALAALASFTVPIYQISNTIRLIRFPFLIAAQLYGLFGIALCSAFILSHLLKLTSLGSPYLDPLYPLRIHDFKDSLIRLPFSKQKKRPQFLRTENPLRMRKKAETQKSQSDIDE; encoded by the coding sequence GTGAGGTTTTTTAAGGACAGGAAGGATAAGGATGCAGCAACCTTTCAGGTTTCTTCCAAGGATTTTCAGGAACTTCTTAAAAAGTTTGAAGCATCTAATGATTTTCTTACCTTCCAATACCCGAATGAAGACGACTTTACCATCTCCTATTTCAATTCACTGGTTAGTGAACAACAGCTCCATGAACATGTACTGACTGCCATTTCGAATCAACCTAAGAAGGATCTTAAGCAATTAAAAGGCGAAATTCCGATGGAAGATATGAAATTGACGGCTGATATAAATGACATTCAAAGGTTGGTTTTGGCCGGATCGGTCATGATTCAATACAAGAAAGATGATGAAATGTGTTTGTTGGTTCCATGTGTTCATAGTGTGAAAAGGCAAATTTCCACACCCGAGTCGGAGTATACGGTCGTTGGGTCCAAGGAGGCTTTTGTTGAATCGATTGATTCGAATTTTAATCTGATTCGTAACCGTTTGCCCACTCCTGAATTGCAGTCCAAGGAATTTCGGGTCGGGAGCATCTCGCAAACAAGGTTAGCCGTTCTCTACATAGATGGGATAGTAAATCAACAGATCATTAATACAGTCATGCAGAGAATAGAAGATATAGAATATGATACGATCGTCGATATTTCGTTTGTAAGCCAGATGATCACGGATAATCGGAATTCGATGTTTCCGCAACTGATTGATACGGAGCGGCCCGATCATCTGGCCAGTGTATTATCGGAAGGGAAAATAGGGATCATGCTGGATGGATCTCCTCATGTATTAGTTGGTCCCAATACCATCATTTCGTTCTTTTCGTCATTTGAAGATTATTTTCAAATTTGGAATCTCGGTACTTCATTCCGTTTGATTCGGCTTTTCGCAGTGCTGTTTTCCGTTTTGTCATCACCTCTGTATGTTGCCGTTTTAACGTATCATTATCAGGTGATTCCAACGGATTTGCTGCCCATCTTAATATCATCCAGGGGCGTGATCCCTTTTCCGCCGATTTTGGAAGCGATCGTGCTGGAAGGGACGATCGAATTGCTCAGGGAAGCAGCGGTCAGGCTGCCAGCTAAGGTTGGCTCCACCATCGGTATTGTTGGCGGAATAGTCATCGGTACAGCTGCTGTGGAAGCGGGATTTGTCAGTAATGTCTTGTTGATGCTTGTCGCTTTGGCTGCCTTGGCTTCATTTACGGTGCCGATTTACCAAATCAGTAATACGATTCGCCTTATCCGCTTTCCTTTTCTAATTGCAGCCCAGTTATACGGACTGTTTGGAATAGCTTTATGCAGTGCATTCATTTTAAGTCATTTATTGAAATTGACTTCGCTTGGCAGTCCATATTTAGATCCTCTTTACCCGTTAAGGATTCATGACTTTAAAGATAGTCTGATTCGCCTCCCTTTTTCAAAGCAGAAAAAACGCCCGCAATTTCTGCGGACGGAAAACCCACTAAGGATGAGGAAGAAGGCGGAAACTCAAAAATCCCAAAGTGATATTGATGAATAA
- a CDS encoding YhcN/YlaJ family sporulation lipoprotein yields the protein MNYKAMVSSAMMALVITGCSPNDKEDASENLGLNRTNQDNLDNPMNVSDTRQNTNNNNNNENDNGVNDMRVSEDIANRVEALKEVKNASVIVTENNAYVGAVLKDGGDKDIPNDLKERVADAVRGADPSVDQVYVSANPDFVQRIEEYANDVENGKPVAGFADEFREMVTRIFPTQR from the coding sequence ATGAATTATAAAGCGATGGTATCAAGTGCGATGATGGCTTTAGTGATTACAGGTTGTTCACCTAATGATAAAGAAGATGCCAGTGAAAATCTTGGCCTGAATCGTACCAATCAGGATAATTTGGATAATCCGATGAATGTAAGCGATACAAGGCAAAATACAAATAATAATAATAATAATGAAAATGATAATGGTGTAAACGATATGAGGGTTTCCGAAGATATCGCAAATCGTGTCGAAGCTTTGAAGGAAGTGAAGAACGCCAGTGTCATCGTGACTGAAAATAATGCATATGTAGGGGCAGTATTAAAAGACGGCGGGGATAAGGATATCCCGAATGACCTTAAAGAAAGGGTTGCTGATGCAGTAAGGGGAGCCGATCCGTCGGTGGACCAAGTTTATGTGTCGGCGAACCCTGACTTTGTTCAAAGAATAGAAGAGTATGCGAATGATGTCGAGAATGGAAAACCCGTTGCGGGATTCGCTGACGAGTTCCGTGAAATGGTAACACGCATTTTTCCAACCCAAAGGTAA
- a CDS encoding type 1 glutamine amidotransferase domain-containing protein gives MAKVAFLLASDFEDSEMKNPYEEIKKAGHETVIIGNARGVVCKGKKNTVSYQTELAAGEADANDFDAVIIPGGSAPEELRVNQDTVDFVKGLHNKSKVIAGICHGPQVMISADILNGKEITCYKGIRDDVINSGAKYLDEEVVVSQHIITSRTPNDEPAFIREILAKLN, from the coding sequence ATGGCAAAAGTAGCTTTTCTACTAGCATCAGATTTCGAGGATTCCGAAATGAAAAACCCTTATGAAGAAATTAAGAAAGCGGGTCATGAAACTGTAATTATCGGTAATGCAAGAGGTGTTGTATGCAAAGGGAAGAAAAATACAGTCTCTTATCAAACTGAATTAGCAGCTGGTGAAGCTGACGCAAATGACTTTGATGCTGTTATAATACCTGGTGGCAGTGCACCAGAAGAATTAAGAGTTAATCAGGATACAGTTGATTTCGTTAAGGGTCTGCATAACAAATCGAAAGTGATAGCTGGAATCTGTCACGGCCCACAAGTCATGATAAGTGCGGATATCCTTAACGGTAAAGAAATTACCTGTTATAAAGGTATTCGTGATGACGTAATAAATAGTGGAGCAAAATACCTTGATGAAGAAGTTGTCGTAAGTCAACACATAATTACTTCAAGGACTCCGAATGATGAGCCAGCTTTTATTAGAGAAATTTTAGCTAAGCTGAATTAA
- the lsrF gene encoding 3-hydroxy-5-phosphonooxypentane-2,4-dione thiolase, which produces MADNIGNKAAKDFSEKIAFANNGNFHVKGAANYDWGMKDRLSRIFNPVTGKTVMLAFDHGYFMGPASGLERLDILIPKLANYADCLMGTRGAIRSSVPPTFNKSIALRASSGSSILQDDLSHESMVVDIDDAIKMNASAIAIQTFIGADGQKETIEELNKAINLGSKYSIPTMGVVAVGKEMERTPQFFLLATRMLAEFGVQIVKTYYCDDFEKVAAACPVPLVVAGGKKIHEKDALALAYNSIQGGAAGVDMGRNIFQSAYPEEMIQAVAKVVHEGYSDNEAYEFFLHLTNV; this is translated from the coding sequence ATGGCGGATAATATAGGAAACAAAGCGGCGAAAGACTTTTCAGAGAAGATAGCATTTGCCAATAATGGTAATTTTCATGTAAAGGGTGCTGCTAATTATGATTGGGGAATGAAGGATAGATTATCAAGAATTTTCAACCCAGTAACTGGGAAAACAGTAATGCTGGCATTTGATCATGGTTACTTCATGGGACCAGCATCTGGGCTAGAAAGATTAGATATTCTAATTCCTAAGTTAGCCAATTATGCTGATTGTCTGATGGGAACTAGAGGTGCAATTAGAAGTAGTGTACCACCGACATTTAATAAGTCAATTGCATTAAGAGCATCATCAGGTTCGAGCATTTTGCAAGATGATTTAAGTCACGAATCGATGGTTGTAGATATAGATGATGCAATTAAGATGAATGCAAGCGCAATAGCTATTCAAACTTTTATTGGTGCTGATGGACAAAAAGAAACAATTGAAGAATTAAATAAAGCGATTAACCTAGGTTCAAAATATTCTATTCCTACAATGGGTGTTGTAGCTGTAGGAAAGGAAATGGAACGGACTCCTCAATTTTTCTTGTTGGCTACAAGAATGCTAGCTGAATTTGGAGTTCAAATTGTTAAAACATATTATTGTGATGATTTTGAAAAAGTAGCCGCAGCTTGTCCAGTACCACTAGTAGTTGCTGGTGGTAAAAAAATTCATGAGAAAGATGCACTAGCTTTAGCATATAACTCCATTCAAGGTGGCGCTGCAGGAGTTGATATGGGAAGAAATATTTTCCAATCTGCGTATCCAGAAGAAATGATTCAAGCTGTTGCTAAAGTCGTGCATGAAGGATACTCAGATAATGAGGCTTATGAATTTTTCCTACATCTAACGAATGTTTAG
- the lsrB gene encoding autoinducer 2 ABC transporter substrate-binding protein LsrB, with the protein MRKSKFFKVCTGLAISTMLLAACNSEDAGSSTDGEKGEKDASDIEVVFIPKMTGNAFFESGNDGAQEMAEKIGFNVKYDGAPEGTVANQVQIINSAVNSGADAIAISSVSSDGLNQALQKALDAGIKVVTWDSDVDPKYRSAYINQGTPDILGAMLVDMAAEQLENPDEPQQVAWFYSSPTVPDQNSWVDYAEKYIAEKYPNWEIVTKQFGEGNEQLSLQKGESILDTYPDIDVIICPDSTALPAMAQAAQNKGLNKEDVVITGFASPNSMRQYIENETIENHGLWDVKDQGALAVYIAYHLAQGNELKVGGTIDAPELGKVKVEPNTVQGYDYEAEDSGIIILPERIVFTKENTNDYDF; encoded by the coding sequence ATGCGTAAATCAAAATTTTTCAAAGTATGCACTGGTCTGGCAATTTCAACAATGTTATTAGCAGCCTGTAATAGCGAGGATGCTGGAAGCAGTACTGATGGAGAAAAGGGAGAAAAAGATGCGAGTGATATTGAAGTAGTCTTTATCCCAAAAATGACAGGGAATGCTTTCTTTGAATCTGGGAATGACGGTGCACAGGAAATGGCTGAAAAAATTGGTTTTAATGTTAAGTATGATGGTGCCCCTGAAGGAACAGTTGCAAATCAAGTGCAAATTATTAATAGTGCTGTTAATAGTGGTGCTGATGCAATAGCTATTTCGTCTGTTTCTTCAGATGGATTAAATCAAGCATTACAAAAAGCATTAGATGCTGGAATTAAAGTTGTCACGTGGGATTCAGATGTTGATCCAAAATATAGATCAGCCTATATAAATCAAGGAACACCTGACATTTTGGGTGCTATGCTTGTTGACATGGCTGCAGAACAACTTGAAAATCCTGATGAGCCACAACAAGTTGCTTGGTTCTACTCAAGTCCAACTGTTCCAGACCAAAATTCATGGGTTGATTATGCTGAAAAGTATATTGCTGAAAAATATCCAAATTGGGAAATTGTAACAAAACAATTCGGAGAAGGAAACGAACAGTTATCTCTACAAAAGGGAGAAAGTATCTTAGATACCTATCCTGATATTGATGTAATCATCTGTCCTGATTCAACTGCTCTTCCTGCTATGGCGCAAGCAGCACAAAATAAAGGTTTAAACAAGGAAGATGTGGTTATTACTGGATTTGCTTCTCCTAATTCAATGAGACAATATATTGAAAATGAAACAATTGAAAATCATGGTTTATGGGATGTTAAAGATCAAGGTGCACTTGCCGTTTACATTGCGTATCATTTAGCACAAGGAAATGAATTAAAAGTTGGAGGTACTATTGATGCCCCTGAGCTTGGAAAAGTAAAAGTAGAGCCTAACACAGTTCAAGGCTATGATTACGAAGCAGAAGACTCTGGTATCATCATATTGCCTGAAAGAATAGTATTCACAAAAGAAAATACAAACGACTACGATTTTTAA